The genomic region TAGATGTATAAAAAAAGACATTGAAGCAGCAGGTATTTCAATGCGTAATGCTAAAAGTGCCAGAATTCATTTATTTTTAGGTACATCTGATTTACATATTAAATCTAAACTAAAAAAAAATTTTTTTGAAATCATTGAAATGGCTATTCATTCAATTAAAATTGCATTAAAATACACAGATGATGTGCAATTTTCATGTGAAGACGCTGGAAGAACATCAATAGATAATTTATGTAGAATTGTTGAAAGCGTTATCAAGGCAGGAGCTACAACAATTAATATACCCGATACTGTTGGATATACCATACCTAGTCAATTTAAAACAATTATTAAAAATTTGTTTAATAGAGTCCCCAATATTGATAATGCTATTATTTCTGCGCATTGTCATGACGATTTAGGATTAGCAGCAGGCAATGCTATTGCTTCAATAGAAGCAGGTGTACGACAAATAGAAGGTACAATTAGTGGGATTGGGGAAAGAGCTGGCAATACAGCTTTAGAAGAAGTAATATTAACAATTAAATTAAAAGAGAAATTGTTAAATGTTTTTACTAATATTAAACACAATGAGTTATATCGAACTAGCCAGTTAATAAGTCAATTATGTAATACTCCCATACCTGCTAATAAATCTATTATAGGTAGTAATGCATTTGCACATTCTTCAGGTATTCATCAAGATGGAATATTAAAAAATAGAGCAAACTACGAAATTATTGATCCTAAAACAATTGGGGTAAAAGCTGTACAGTTAAATCTCACATCTCGATCAGGAAGAGCTGCAGTAAAACATCATATGCGTGAAATGGGATATCAAGATGATGATTATGATTTGAATCAATTATATTTAAATTTTTTGAAATTAGCAGATAAAAAAGGGCAAGTATTTGATTACGATCTTGAAGCTCTTGCTTTTATTAGCAATCAAGAAGATAAGAATCAAGAACATTTTCAACTAAAATATTTTAGCATACATTCTGATTCTACGGGGGTTTCAACAGCATCAGTTAAACTTCTATGTGGAGATAAAATTTTAAATGAAATTATTACAACAAGAAATGGACCTGTAAATTCTATTTATCAAGCGTTAAATAATATAGCAGGTCTTCCGATTGTTTTAGAAAAATTTCATCTCGTTGGTAAGGGTGAGGGAAGAGATGCATTGGGTCAGGTAGATATAGTAGTAAAATATAATAATCGTAAATTTCATGGAATAGGTTTGGCAACAGACATCATAGAATCGTCTATAAAAGCAATGCTAAATGTATTAAATAATATTTGGTTATCTAATAAAATTAAATCGAAAATAAAAAATATAAAAAATAAAAAATAAAAAATTTTAATAATATTGTTAATTAATAACATCATTATTATTTAAATATAAAATCAATTTTAAATTACCTTACAGTGTTAAATATACAAAATATTTTATTCAAAGATTCTCTTGTAATAGAAAAAAGTTTTTTAATAATTTTTACTTTTTTACTTTTACAAGAGAATAAAATAATATAAACTTATTATTTATTTATAAAATTTTTGAATTAATAATTAAAATTTTTATTTTACATTAATTTGTATTTTTTGTATTTTTTGTTTTTCTGGAATTTGGTATTTAAAATATATGGTTAATAAACCCTGATTTAAAGTTGCATTAGTAACAGATATTCGTTGATTTAAACGAAAACTTAAAGAAAAATCACCTGTATAAATTCCCTGATGCAATATTTTTTCTACAGTTTCTTTTTTTTCATTAGTATTTTCTGTAATTTCTTTTTTTCCAATAATAACTAGCTGATCGTCTTGTGTAGAAATTTCTAAATTTTCTTCAAAGTATCCCGGAACACTAATAATTAATTTATAAAAATTTTCTTTTAACTGTAGTATGTCATAGGGGGGAACACTATCTGCAATTATTTTTTTACCCGATAAAGTACTAAATAATTTATCTATTTCCTTAAATCGTTGAGAAAACATAGTGTTTTCATATTTAGGTTCCAAAGAAAATGAATGATATGACATAAATTACTCCTTCATATTCAAATATTAAAATTTTCAATAACAGAACGAAAAAAAAAAATAATTTTTATAGAAAATAATAAATTTTAAAAATTAAATTATTAGCATATATATATATATGTTATATTTATAAAATTTTCAATAACAGAACGAAAAAAAAAAATAATTTTTATAGAAAATAATAAATTAATACATGCATTATTATATAATAAGGTAATAAAATGGAAAAGAGAATTGCTAATGTTATCTATAGTTCACGATGGCTAATGTTTCCTGTCTATATTGGTTTAGCATTTGGTTTTGTTCTATTAACAGTAAAGTTTTTTCAACAAATTATTTGTGTTATACCTGAAATTTTAACTATGTCTGAATCTGGATTAGTGTTAATTGTATTATCCCTAATAGATATTGCATTAGTAGGGGGTTTATTAGTTATGGTAATGTTTTCTGGTTATGAAAACTTTATAGCAAAAATGGAAACAACAGAAAATAAAAAACGGTTAAGTTGGATGGGGACAATGGATGTAAATTCAATAAAAAATAAAGTTGCTTCTTCTATTGTAGCAATATCTTCAGTACATTTATTAAGATTATTTATGGATGCAGATAAAATTTCAGATAATAAAATTATGTGGTGTGTAGTTATTCATTTAACTTTTGTTTTATCTGCTTTTGGTATGGCATATATAGATAAAATGAGTAAAAAACACTATTCTTAAATATTATATATTTTTATTGAAAAAAAATTATCTTAATGTTAAGATTTTTATTCTTAATAATTATTTAATTTCAATTTTTTACTTTTAGTAGCATTTAATATTATTTTAAATAATATTAAATTTATTATCATAAATAATGAAAAAGTGTGTTTATCGAGTGTATAAAAAAAAATATGTAAACAATAAATATCCCTCTTTTATCCCGTATAAAAAAGGTAAAAAAAGATCACAATTTATAAAATTTGCAATGCAGCTCGCTGCAAAAATAGATATTGCGCGAGTTCATCATACTAGTAATTATGTAAAAAATAATATTACTACGATAAATCGAATTCGGGGTTTAAATAAACATCGAGCTTCTGCTATGCGCGCTATGATTCAAGCAATGCTTTATTATTTAAATGAGCAATCTTGTGAAGTTGAATCAACTATAGAGCAACTATCTGATGAATGTGGTTTATCCACTATATCACCGGCTGGTAATAAGTCTATTACTAGAGCTTCTAGATTAATCACACAATTTATGGAACCAATGGGTTTATGTTCTTTGGTTACATCAAAAAGTTGTATCCATAAAACCATAAAAATAAAAAATCTTTTTTTTAAAATAGTTGGAATAGCAAATGTAAAAAATAAAATTTATAAAAAACATTATTGTAATCAAAATATTTCTCATGTTTTAAACAATTTTATTATTCATAAAGAATTTCCTAAAATTTTTAACTTAGACGAAAATAAAATAAAAAAAAGAATTTTAAATGTTTTAATAAAACACTATTCAACAACTGAGTTAACAAAAATGGGTTCTAAAGGATTGAAAAAAAAAGTTAATACTGAATATATGTATTTAAAAAAAATTAGTGAAAAATACTATTTATAAATTTTAAAACAATAATTATATTATTTTAAAAATTAATATATTAATAAAATTTTAATTATTTAAACATTATTGAATAAGTAAAATTACTCTATTAGAATAAAAATACTATGTTAAAAAGAAATTATATAAACAACCCCAATCCTGTATTTACCCCTCCCAAGGGGAATAAAAATAGACCTACTTTCATTCGTTATGCAATGAAAATGGCGCAAGAAATTGATGTTGCAAAAGGTATTTTGCATTATACAATACAACCTATTGATCCCAAAACAGGATTATACTTGCATAGAGAAAGACAATTAAATAAACATCGAGCTTCTGCTATGCGCGCTATGGTTCAAGCAATGCTTTATCATTTTAATCTAACATCAAAAATTGTCCAAGCTTCAGTAGAGCAACTATCTGATGAATGTGGTTTATCCACTATATCACCGGCTGGTAATAAGTCTATTACTAGAGCTTCTAGATTAATCACACAATTTATGGAACCAATGGGTTTTCTAAAATGTGAAAAAAAATGGGATCCTATTTTAGGAAACTATATGCCTAAAATAATTATTTTAACACCTCTTTTTTTTATGTTATTTGAAGTATCTAACATTAAATTACAAAATGCACGATCACAACAATTAGGGTGGATTAATAAACAATTAGTAGAAAAAGGTTTAAAGAAAATTTCTTTAAAAGAAGCTCAAAAAAAAGGACGAGAT from Buchnera aphidicola (Thelaxes suberi) harbors:
- the leuA gene encoding 2-isopropylmalate synthase, whose amino-acid sequence is MSQKVIILDTTLRDGEQSLQASLTVKEKLQIAVSLERLGVDIIEAGFPISSPGDFKSVQMISERIKNSKICSLARCIKKDIEAAGISMRNAKSARIHLFLGTSDLHIKSKLKKNFFEIIEMAIHSIKIALKYTDDVQFSCEDAGRTSIDNLCRIVESVIKAGATTINIPDTVGYTIPSQFKTIIKNLFNRVPNIDNAIISAHCHDDLGLAAGNAIASIEAGVRQIEGTISGIGERAGNTALEEVILTIKLKEKLLNVFTNIKHNELYRTSQLISQLCNTPIPANKSIIGSNAFAHSSGIHQDGILKNRANYEIIDPKTIGVKAVQLNLTSRSGRAAVKHHMREMGYQDDDYDLNQLYLNFLKLADKKGQVFDYDLEALAFISNQEDKNQEHFQLKYFSIHSDSTGVSTASVKLLCGDKILNEIITTRNGPVNSIYQALNNIAGLPIVLEKFHLVGKGEGRDALGQVDIVVKYNNRKFHGIGLATDIIESSIKAMLNVLNNIWLSNKIKSKIKNIKNKK
- a CDS encoding Hsp20 family protein, with amino-acid sequence MSYHSFSLEPKYENTMFSQRFKEIDKLFSTLSGKKIIADSVPPYDILQLKENFYKLIISVPGYFEENLEISTQDDQLVIIGKKEITENTNEKKETVEKILHQGIYTGDFSLSFRLNQRISVTNATLNQGLLTIYFKYQIPEKQKIQKIQINVK
- a CDS encoding TIGR00645 family protein, with the translated sequence MEKRIANVIYSSRWLMFPVYIGLAFGFVLLTVKFFQQIICVIPEILTMSESGLVLIVLSLIDIALVGGLLVMVMFSGYENFIAKMETTENKKRLSWMGTMDVNSIKNKVASSIVAISSVHLLRLFMDADKISDNKIMWCVVIHLTFVLSAFGMAYIDKMSKKHYS
- the repA gene encoding plasmid replication initiator RepA yields the protein MYKKKYVNNKYPSFIPYKKGKKRSQFIKFAMQLAAKIDIARVHHTSNYVKNNITTINRIRGLNKHRASAMRAMIQAMLYYLNEQSCEVESTIEQLSDECGLSTISPAGNKSITRASRLITQFMEPMGLCSLVTSKSCIHKTIKIKNLFFKIVGIANVKNKIYKKHYCNQNISHVLNNFIIHKEFPKIFNLDENKIKKRILNVLIKHYSTTELTKMGSKGLKKKVNTEYMYLKKISEKYYL
- the repA gene encoding plasmid replication initiator RepA is translated as MLKRNYINNPNPVFTPPKGNKNRPTFIRYAMKMAQEIDVAKGILHYTIQPIDPKTGLYLHRERQLNKHRASAMRAMVQAMLYHFNLTSKIVQASVEQLSDECGLSTISPAGNKSITRASRLITQFMEPMGFLKCEKKWDPILGNYMPKIIILTPLFFMLFEVSNIKLQNARSQQLGWINKQLVEKGLKKISLKEAQKKGRDNRIRGILKYRESRYTFLKKRRKAKKMFFLEEKIAKQKILQFLVKEYSLPELVKMGSEGLKKQINVEYYYLKKLVTSPYPDIP